In a single window of the Lebetimonas sp. JH292 genome:
- a CDS encoding beta-ketoacyl-ACP synthase II, translating to MRIVVTGIGMINSVGLNKNESFDNIISGKTGVGRITHFDPDGYASQVAGEVKGFDPKTIMNPKDVKKADRFIHFGLAAAKEAMADSGLESYNENRFGVSAASGIGGLPVIEKASVIVETRGPRRISPFFIPSALVNMLGGFVSIEYKLKGPNLANVTACAAGTHAITQAVKTMKAGMADKMMVVAGEACICPVGVGGFSAMKALSTRNDEPEKSSRPFDAQRDGFVMGEGGACLILEKYEDAIERGAKIYAEIMGIGESADANHITTPAPGGEGAYRAMKMAYEMAGEPKVDYINAHGTSTKYNDLYETMAIKALFGGKEKCPPVSSTKGATGHCLGAAGTIEAVITLMAMEKNILPPTINYEEPDPECDLDYVPNVAREGEINVAMSNSFGFGGTNGVVIFKKV from the coding sequence ATGAGAATAGTTGTAACTGGTATAGGAATGATAAATTCGGTTGGTTTAAACAAAAATGAGAGTTTTGATAATATAATTTCCGGAAAAACAGGTGTTGGGAGAATTACGCATTTTGACCCTGACGGTTATGCTTCTCAGGTTGCAGGGGAAGTTAAAGGATTCGATCCTAAAACCATAATGAATCCGAAAGATGTAAAAAAAGCTGACAGGTTTATTCATTTTGGACTTGCCGCTGCCAAAGAGGCCATGGCCGACAGCGGGCTTGAAAGTTATAATGAGAATAGATTCGGTGTGAGTGCGGCAAGCGGAATAGGTGGACTTCCGGTGATTGAAAAAGCGAGTGTTATTGTAGAAACGAGGGGTCCAAGAAGGATTTCCCCGTTTTTTATTCCAAGTGCACTTGTTAATATGCTTGGTGGATTTGTTTCCATTGAATATAAATTAAAAGGTCCAAATCTCGCAAATGTAACCGCTTGTGCGGCGGGAACCCATGCCATTACTCAGGCTGTTAAAACAATGAAAGCCGGAATGGCAGATAAAATGATGGTTGTTGCAGGCGAAGCCTGTATATGTCCTGTCGGGGTAGGCGGATTTTCAGCAATGAAAGCGCTTTCAACAAGAAATGATGAACCGGAAAAATCATCACGTCCGTTTGATGCACAAAGAGACGGTTTTGTAATGGGTGAAGGCGGAGCTTGTTTAATATTGGAAAAATATGAAGATGCAATTGAAAGAGGCGCTAAAATATATGCAGAAATTATGGGAATAGGGGAAAGTGCAGATGCAAATCATATCACCACTCCCGCCCCCGGGGGGGAAGGTGCATACAGGGCCATGAAAATGGCTTATGAAATGGCGGGAGAGCCAAAAGTAGATTATATCAATGCTCACGGAACTTCTACTAAATATAATGATTTATATGAAACAATGGCTATTAAAGCATTGTTTGGAGGAAAAGAAAAATGTCCTCCGGTTAGTTCAACAAAAGGCGCCACAGGCCATTGTTTAGGAGCTGCGGGAACAATAGAAGCTGTTATTACGCTTATGGCAATGGAAAAAAACATTTTACCTCCTACTATTAATTATGAAGAACCGGATCCGGAATGTGATTTGGATTACGTACCTAATGTGGCAAGAGAAGGCGAAATTAATGTAGCTATGAGCAATTCTTTTGGATTTGGCGGAACAAACGGCGTTGTAATTTTTAAAAAGGTATAA